The Pieris napi chromosome 9, ilPieNapi1.2, whole genome shotgun sequence genomic sequence GGACCTCTATTTGAAGGACCTGTATCATTGGTAGGATTACAACCTGGAGATGCTAGGTTTGTGGACGTCATTCATACAAATCCTATCTTTCTCGGAGATCCAGACAGGCTTGGAGACGTTGATATACGCTTTAATTGTGACATGTTACATCAGCCTGGATGCCCAAGAAATTATataggtaataataaattttagataGCACCAACAAAgcctttattattaaaacatcttttatatataagattctCCCGTCACAATGTGCGTTCCTATAcacctccgaaacggctcgaccgattattatgatattttttacgCATATTCATTAAGTCTGAGATTTGGACAACAtccatttttcatccccctaaatgttatgGGTGGTCCCACccttaaatttgtattttttagatattttttttgtttttatttttttatgatataacatacaaaaatacatacaacccttaattttgtTACCCCCTACAAtcatccctattttttatttgttaattaaaatcttatgacttgaactctgaggtttatatagagaaaaattcacagaaaagcCTAAAAAGTTTCATCCCAGAAAACcaaacagtctctggggtagcatagcaaaatatttCATGTTGGTATGTATTAAAATGGTAGGGTACAATCACATTAAAGAGAAACGAacgttcgcgggggcagctagttctTGTATACAATTCTTCTAATtctgtatattatttcactGCCcatcaatatattatataaaagcctttaagcgttttatttattatttctttttactacaaataaaaacatattttttcagAAAGTTGCAGTCACTTTCGTGCCCCGCTTTATTTCGCTGAATCTATCAACTCTCCTAGAGGGTTTGCGACTGTCCAGGCAAGAACCTGTCTTGATTGGAGGTCCAGGCGAAATAATCGAAATGGAAGGATTCTATACTGGGGAGAAAATATTGATACACAGTAAGAtttataggtcggttatcgaaagctggcgggttcacagtactcacactaatgcaatttcacatacagtatgtttcaaaatatgatttttttgccatgctatacattttagtccactCATACACGACGGACAGTCTATTCATGATgtatttatgattgtatttcagtttgacatcacgtctcgcgcttcttcacagacactacacaagcacaaagtgtaaatgtgttgaagccgccagctttagttaACATACCTATACCTAGTGTTGTATTCATGATATTATCTGCGTGACATTTAATATTGTGGTTTAACCGTTAATAAACTCGCAAACGATGTTAAGCATTTCAGAGAACGATTTATTTGAACTTAAAGCAAGCATTCAGAAAGgttaataacttcattaaaatgctattatttttcaatacgTTTCTATAAGTGTAGAAGCAATTGAACAATTATTTGAATAGTGAGTAAATAATATGTGCATATAAGACATACATAcagcttaaatatttaattgaaaattctgattgtaattatatttactttaatgtttGTATAAATGACTTCAAATGATATGAGATCCTAATTTATAAAGCAAAGCAAGTTTGATTATTTGCAAGGGAGACACGCCTAAAATAGTGTCTATGGTGGCTTATACAGAATATGAGATAACAATGCATTATCTCACGTAACAATTATGTCAAAGTGTCGgcttattgttatttattcctaagttacagtaaaatattattaagatagtacaaatacatatatttaattgatgtCTCCATTTTTCAGGGCAAAAGGAACCTACTATATAAGGACTAATCGATCACCGCCGTTTGAAAGAGGACTTAATGGAATACGACcataaactaattaatatttaattgtatcagaaacttatttattccaattattattcaaaaaataaataaaaaagttgttgtatttatatttgatttttttcatACCATAACTTTACGTTTACGTACGTTTGACGACATTGTTTTTAGTTCACAGTTTATcgtttacaatattataatctatataagTAGTCGAatccaataatattttaatttgtaaattttgaaTGTAGTAGTTTTCGAAAGAATGAAATTTTCACAATATCGGACTCGCTGATGTCGAAATTGCATTAAACGAAAACTAGGATAATGTTCCTAAATCCTATCTTACAccaattttacaaaaaacattacCAAGAATAGATTAAAggcattataaatattaatatttaactagtcccattaattaaaataattaatatttttacaatgatATGTAATAGTAACTCCTTATGAAACCAAAAATATACTTGGCATGgcaataaatctaaaaatatctAGACACATGCAAACCTAGTAAATCTGCGTTGAGTAACATATTTGCATTTTGTGTCGTAATCACCAACAGACAAAAGCCACAGAAATATTGATAAtgatactttttataaattttatgtattcgtgtattgaaagaatataaaaagagTGTATTACGAATGCGCGAGATTGCGtaagacaataaataaaacaataatattattctaacTGCTCGCCCAGTTTTTACagtatttaatcatatttagGAGTGAAGTTCTATATATTGGCATTACGTTTCGTTGTGTTTTAAGGATAACCTTTCCTCATATCGAAAAGGTGATCactgatcagccttctgtcaTTTTAACCTTGAAGTATAGGACAGGGTTGTACGCATCAGTCGTTACTAAGTCAAATAGCCGACTAGAAGAAATGTCAATAAAACGCATAATTAAGATTAGCCGAGCCGAAAGATAACGGACAATTAGTTACATATGACTGCTTATAACATAGTTGTTTTGTTAAGTCAAAGCgtttatatttatgaacaattaattatGAAGACTcgataataatctttaataagaAGTAAATTGTaaccaaaaaatttaaataataatattattaatacacaaatataatataatactgaaattttacaacaaaTATCTACTGTTAACGAATTTTCAAATGTAAGAAATTCAAATGGGTTGCGGTGGAAGTTTTTAgatataaaactataaagtGCAACATCGGGAAATAAAGAAACCCGGCTGAGTTTCTTAGTTTGATCCTTTCAGACTGCGCACATACCTTATTTAAAgtcaaatcaatcaaaattactaataacgtaaaatataaaacctaaTTAACATAAGCAATTATTTCGCCTGAGTGGTTTCGTATGAGAgagttatgtattatgtaaatgACAATGACGTAAGTGATTTTGcgtgtaattaattttatttatcttataattCACATCGTATAGTATCGAGTTTTTATGATTTTGATAGGATTACTGGGCCTTGGTCCACCAGGTAGGCTGGACCTCTATTTGAAGGATAATCCGACTAATGAGAGTACAACCAGGAGACCCTAGGTTTGTGGACGTATTTCATACAAATCCGATCTTACTCGGAACTCCAGACAGACCTTGGAGACGTTGATATATGCTTTAATCCGTTTTAGGTATATGTAGATACATTTTAGAAAGCACCAGCAAAAcctttattataagtaaaaacttctatttaaaaattctaactCTTCTGATTTCACAGTcgcaatataatttataaaagtctTTAAGCGACTTATTAAAATCAgtagattatatatttctttatataagatttatataagtatttttatataaatcatataAGTATTTCTCTACTCTTTTTTGTTAGTCTAGAgacaattaaacaattatttgaatattacattaaacagtatattatacgtatactacatacatacagctgattttgaataaatattctgATCGTAAACATTTACTTCCatgtttatataaacaacCTCAAATGATATTAGATCCTAATTTAATAAAGGTGAAAGTAAGTTTGATTGCTTGCAAGGGAGACACGCCTTATCCAGAGGTTGCATGCTTTACCTCAAACGTTATATAGTAAGaaatgttttgaataaaacattttcttatagtttttgtcttttaatttattcctaaCCAACCttttttattgcaattattgttgaaagctgaaattttttatttattttaattacaaatattcaTGCCTTAACTTGATTGATGATACgaagatttaattatataaagcaGTATCTGaggcattaaaaaaataaaaatataaaagtagtcgtttccatttatatttagttagtttttaaatatttagttttcttaaatttgttttgtttaaatgcAAAAAGTTTTGCGTTTTACAGTCGTAATCCTGccttctaatatattttttgcaacaaataattaaaatacattctaATTACtgtaagttttgtttaattactcttgtaattaattttactactactactactaacaGCCTACATCACCGCTTGCgaaatatcataaaattatatttatttataatatttttttaagcacTCGATTGAAagaaaactatatatttatgtattgtttatagataaaaat encodes the following:
- the LOC125052584 gene encoding vitellogenin-3-like translates to MAWITGLDPAGPLFEGPVSLVGLQPGDARFVDVIHTNPIFLGDPDRLGDVDIRFNCDMLHQPGCPRNYIESCSHFRAPLYFAESINSPRGFATVQARTCLDWRSRRNNRNGRILYWGENIDTQAKGTYYIRTNRSPPFERGLNGIRP